A region from the Acanthochromis polyacanthus isolate Apoly-LR-REF ecotype Palm Island chromosome 23, KAUST_Apoly_ChrSc, whole genome shotgun sequence genome encodes:
- the tspan5a gene encoding tetraspanin-5a isoform X2, with protein sequence MSGNHYKGNEVSCCIKYFIFGFNILFWLLGMALVGIGLWAWSEKGVLSNISSITDLGGLDPVWLFMVVGGVMFILGFAGCIGALRENTFLLKFFSVFLGIIFFLELTTGVLAFVFKDWIKDQLNLFINNNIRAYRDDIDLQNLIDFTQEYWECCGAFGADDWNLNIYFNCTDGNPSREKCGVPFSCCTKDPAEDVINTQCGYDIRAKPDSEQKDYINVKGCVPQFEKWLQDNLTLVAGIFIGVALLQIFGICLAQNLVSDIEAVRASCFFT encoded by the exons ATGTCGGGGAATCACTACAAAGGCAACGAAGTGAGCTGCTGCATCAAATACTTCATCTTCGGCTTCAACATCCTCTTCTGG CTGCTGGGGATGGCCTTAGTTGGAATCGGACTGTGGGCCTGGAGTGAGAAG GGGGTTCTGTCCAACATCTCATCCATCACAGATCTGGGGGGTCTCGACCCCGTCTGGCTCTTCATGGTGGTCGGGGGGGTCATGTTCATCCTGGGCTTCGCCGGATGCATCGGAGCGCTGCGGGAAAACACGTTTCTGCTCAAATTT TTCTCGGTGTTTCTGGGGATCATCTTTTTCTTGGAGCTGACGACGGGAGTCCTGGCGTTTGTCTTCAAGGACTGGATCAAAGACCAGCTCAACCTGttcatcaacaacaacatccGGGCGTATCGGGATGACATCGATCTGCAGAACCTCATCGATTTCACTCAGGAATAC TGGGAGTGCTGCGGTGCTTTTGGAGCAGACGATTGGAACCTAAACATCTATTTTAACTGCACTGATGGGAATCCTAGCCGGGAAAAGTGTGGCGTTCCCTTCTCTTGCTGCACCAAAGACCCAGCA GAGGATGTAATAAACACTCAGTGTGGATATGACATTCGAGCTAAACCA GACTCGGAGCAGAAGGACTACATCAATGTGAAAGGCTGTGTGCCGCAGTTTGAGAAGTGGCTGCAGGACAACCTCACCTTAGTGGCCGGGATCTTCATAGGAGTTGCACTACTGCAG ATTTTTGGAATTTGTTTGGCCCAAAACTTAGTGAGCGACATCGAGGCCGTGCGGGCGAGCTG
- the tspan5a gene encoding tetraspanin-5a isoform X1 has protein sequence MSGNHYKGNEVSCCIKYFIFGFNILFWLLGMALVGIGLWAWSEKGVLSNISSITDLGGLDPVWLFMVVGGVMFILGFAGCIGALRENTFLLKFFSVFLGIIFFLELTTGVLAFVFKDWIKDQLNLFINNNIRAYRDDIDLQNLIDFTQEYWECCGAFGADDWNLNIYFNCTDGNPSREKCGVPFSCCTKDPAEDVINTQCGYDIRAKPDSEQKDYINVKGCVPQFEKWLQDNLTLVAGIFIGVALLQVGSVHVMEEKYALYFLFLCQFMGIFFLFLEQIFGICLAQNLVSDIEAVRASW, from the exons ATGTCGGGGAATCACTACAAAGGCAACGAAGTGAGCTGCTGCATCAAATACTTCATCTTCGGCTTCAACATCCTCTTCTGG CTGCTGGGGATGGCCTTAGTTGGAATCGGACTGTGGGCCTGGAGTGAGAAG GGGGTTCTGTCCAACATCTCATCCATCACAGATCTGGGGGGTCTCGACCCCGTCTGGCTCTTCATGGTGGTCGGGGGGGTCATGTTCATCCTGGGCTTCGCCGGATGCATCGGAGCGCTGCGGGAAAACACGTTTCTGCTCAAATTT TTCTCGGTGTTTCTGGGGATCATCTTTTTCTTGGAGCTGACGACGGGAGTCCTGGCGTTTGTCTTCAAGGACTGGATCAAAGACCAGCTCAACCTGttcatcaacaacaacatccGGGCGTATCGGGATGACATCGATCTGCAGAACCTCATCGATTTCACTCAGGAATAC TGGGAGTGCTGCGGTGCTTTTGGAGCAGACGATTGGAACCTAAACATCTATTTTAACTGCACTGATGGGAATCCTAGCCGGGAAAAGTGTGGCGTTCCCTTCTCTTGCTGCACCAAAGACCCAGCA GAGGATGTAATAAACACTCAGTGTGGATATGACATTCGAGCTAAACCA GACTCGGAGCAGAAGGACTACATCAATGTGAAAGGCTGTGTGCCGCAGTTTGAGAAGTGGCTGCAGGACAACCTCACCTTAGTGGCCGGGATCTTCATAGGAGTTGCACTACTGCAGGTCGGTTCTGTTCATGTGATGGAGGAAAAATATGctctttatttcttgtttttatgtcaatttatggggattttttttctctttcttgaaCAGATTTTTGGAATTTGTTTGGCCCAAAACTTAGTGAGCGACATCGAGGCCGTGCGGGCGAGCTGGTGA
- the LOC110957453 gene encoding uncharacterized protein LOC110957453 translates to MVRVERLGAFDVTLAFLLVSSVTGLLLMDQRRDAEDDQELNKAILEMLHINKVSASHQAKPHPYMRRIYQHLDSLEAQDFGRSDGTLVQSFRSFGGPPDAPQGWIWFNISSLNPSMLGAELVLFRKTLHPRPLSVTVTLHSVIASQGNLIESPALEERQLTLDQRPSSGYDVFDVSSVLASKPLEVLGFQLRYTDENGSLVLHEALTQSLYCLDRGSLSEPLLVLYQSHPLQI, encoded by the exons ATGGTCCGAGTGGAGCGTCTGGGAGCTTTTGACGTGACTCTGGCCTTCCTCTTAGTGAGCTCCGTCACCGGCCTGCTGCTGATGGATCAGCGCAGAGATGCAGAGGACGACCAGGAGCTCAACAAAGCTATTCTGGAAATGCTGCATATCAATAAGGTGTCGGCGAGCCATCAGGCCAAACCGCATCCATACATGAGGAGGATTTACCAGCATCTGGACTCACTGGAGGCTCAGGACTTCGGGAGATCAGATGGAACGCTGGTGCAGAGCTTTCGCAGCTTTGGTG GCCCTCCTGACGCCCCTCAGGGATGGATCTGGTTCAACATCAGCAGCCTGAATCCCTCCATGCTGGGGGCCGAGCTGGTCCTGTTCAGGAAGACCCTCCATCCTCGTCCCCTCAGCGTCACCGTCACCCTGCACAGCGTCATCGCCTCGCAGGGAAACCTGATCGAAAGTCCCGCCCTGGAGGAGAGACAGCTGACCCTGGACCAGCGGCCGTCCTCCGGCTACGACGTGTTCGACGTGTCTTCTGTTCTGGCCTCGAAGCCTCTGGAGGTTTTGGGTTTCCAGCTGCGCTACACGGACGAGAACGGCAGCCTGGTTCTCCACGAGGCGCTGACCCAGAGTCTGTACTGTCTGGACAGAGGCTCCCTGAGTGAACCCTTACTGGTGCTGTACCAGTCCCATCCTCTGCAGATCTGA